In the genome of Ferrovibrio terrae, the window AGGCGCAAACGGTTGTCACGACTCCAAATCCTTTCATTGTCAGATTACAACTTGGTCCGACCTATCGATTTAATGAATGGAAATGAAGCGGCAGACGCCAGTAGGCGCGAAGCATTGGATGCGGTCGACAATCCAGGAATTGCAAACAATGTTCGCGATGCCGCGAAGAGGTGGAAAGTCAAGGACAGGGAGTTTTGTCTGCAACTTCACCGAAGGCGCGCTGAACGCTTCCACGGCGTAGACATCATCAACAATCTATATTTACGCCGAGGAGACGAGTTTGAGGCTTCCTTTGAGGACTGTTTGCAGTTCGCCTCAATAAATTTTGAGAATCTAGATGGCCGCAAGAAACAAGCACACCCTGATTACTTAGTTACCATTGAAAAGTATCCGCCTCTTGTTGTTGAATTAAAGACCCGACAGACCGATACGGACTTGGTTCCGTTAAATTCAGCGATGGAGGTTTTGGGCGCATCTGAAGTAATCGGCCTTCGGGAGAACTTCTGCGTTACATTGTGCAGCCCTGGTGTCGAACCTAGCGTCCCCGGCATTATAGAGCGCTGCGGGCGACTGTGCGTCGTTGATGTTTCAGATTTTTGTGAAGCTATACTTCGTTTGCGAGAAGGGACGCTCACCCGTGACGAATTTTACAACTGGCTAACTACGCCTGGGATAGCACTGATCGAAGACCTTCCGTATGGGCGTTAGCTCTAAATGTACTGAACCTTCGCCCCGCCTGATCCGCCGCCTGCATCCCCCACCGCGCTCGCCGCCATGCGCAGCACTTCCAGATAGCCGCCGCGCAGCTCCATCTGCTCGCGCAGGCCTTTCGCGATCAGCACACGATGCGCCGCCGGCAGTTTCCAGCACGGCAGACTGAGCAGCAGGTGATGCTCGAGGTGGTAGTTCACCCAGTAGGGCGCGAGCAGCAGCCGCGCCAGCGGGTTCGCGTAGGTCGTGCGCGTGTTACGCAACGGGTCGTCGTTGTCGGGCACCACGGCATGTTCGGCGATGTTGCGGATGCGGCTGACCAGCTGGTACCAGGTGAGCAGCGGCAGCAGCCACAGCGCCGGATAGAGCCACCACAAACCAACGGCGCTCATCGCCATCCACATCAGCGCATTGGTGATGACGAAGCCGACCAGGCCGCCCTGTTTCAGGCGCAACCAGCGTTCCGCCCATGACAGGCCCGCCTCGCGCCAGATGGCCATGATCTGCTGTTTGCGCCGCGTGAGGCCGGTATTGCCGGTGATGTCGCGCCAGATCTTGCGCCGCAGGCTCTGGCGGCTGATCGGGAATGGCGCCGAGAGCACCAGGTCGGGGTCGTCGGCCTGCTGGGTATGGCGATGATGCTTGAGGTGATACGGCCGGTAGAGATGCAGGTCGGTGCCGACCGGAAAGGCGCAGAGCCACTGCCCGGCGAACTCGTTCAGCCGCCGCGTTTTGAACAGCAGGCCGTGGGCGGCATCATGCATCAGGATGGCGAGGCCGAGCTGCCGCCCGCCGATCACCATCACGGCCACAAGGAAGGTCAGCGGATTGGGCAGCCAGACGAAGAGTCCCATGGCAAGGGCGATCAGCGCCCAGGCATGCAGCACCAGATACGCGCCCATCCAGTCCGAGCGCTGGCTCAGGCGTCTGATCTCGTCCGGGGTGAACACCTGCCGCGCCGTCGCCGCTGCCACGCTGCCGTTTCCTCGTCGTTTGTTGTTGGTCGGGAGTTTAGGTGATTCCGCGAACCGCCCCTACAAAATCGTTATCCTCACCCTTCGTCACCCTCGCGACCCCAGACGTCACCCTCGGGCCTGACCCGAGGGTCTCTCTCCGGCCGGCCAAAGATGCTCGGGTCAAGCCCGAGCATGACGCGGGTTTTGGAGGGCTTGAAAACCACCCATCAGTTCCACATATGTTCCTGTTGGGCCACGCCTGCACTTACGGGTGTATGCGATACCCGGCGATAGACGCCGTTAGGCCCGGATAGACGGAGATATGCCGAACGAACCGAAACGAACACCCACGAGCATCGCGCGAACGCTGGCGAACGCCTACGAAGCGCCACGAACACTGGCGAAGCGCCACGAACACTCACGAACGCTGGCGAACGCCCACGAACCGCCACGAACACGCGCGAACCACACCGATACGATCCGGAGCCGCATTCAAGCGTATGCCGTCGTCTAGAAGGCCCTGCCCTTGGGGGCCAGTTTCATGCCCTTGCGCAGCTTTTTATAGGGCAGCGTTTCGGCGCGTTCGATGAAGGCGCCGGGGCTTTCGACATTGAGGATATCGTGCGCGATGTCGGTGAAGTCGCCGCGGAAATGCACCGTGCTTTTCACGCCGACGATCTGCCGCTCGCCCGGCTCGATGCCGAGATGGCGGTACTGGTCCTTGTCGGCGGCCTGCACGCGGGCGGATGCAATAACAAGATCTACACCATTGACCTGTAATCTGGCCATCAGGCCGAGGTCCATGCGCGTGCCCTTGTAGAACGGCCCGGTGCAGAGGAATTTGCCGCTGCCGAGTTTCGCCACCCTGAAGCGGTTGCGATAGGGCCGCGCGCCCTCGACATCGAGCAGCTTGCCGCCGACGCTGACCTCGATCTCGCTGCCCTCGCCGGCCTGGTGCGCGATCTTCGCCACCTCGGGGTCATACAGCAGCCCGAGCGTGGCATCGGGCACATGCTCGGCGACGAGCGCCGCCAGCAGCCCGGTGGTATCCGACGTGGCGCCCGTGCCGGGATTGTCCTGCACATCGGCCAGCACGATGGATTTGCGCGCGCCGGCCTGGATCAGCTTGCGCGCCTGGTCGATGGCGGCATGCGGCGACAGGAGATTGAGTTTGAACTCGGCCTCGCGTTCGATGATCTGGCGCGCGAAATCATCGGCGGCCTTGTCAGCGGCGGCCTGCGTGTCGCCATAGGCGATCACGCTGGGGCCGCAGTGATGGATGTCGGCCGGATGGAAGCCGGGGCTGAAGCTGAGCGACGACACCGCGCCGTGCTCCATGTCGCCCAGCGTGTCGTACAGGCTTTTGCATGGCTCGATGAAGGTGCATTGCGCCGTCAGCGGAATCAGGAAGGGAATCTGCCGCAGCGCCTTGGCCTGCTTTTTACGCTCGCCGGTCAGCAGCTTTTCCATATGGCGCAGCACGCGCGCGCCGGTGACGGCCATGTCGAGATGCGGATAGGTGCGGTAGCCGATCATCACGTCGGAATACTGCAGCATCTCCGGCGTGACATTGGCATGCAGGTCAAGGCTGACGCCGATCGGCATATCGGGGCCGACCAGCGCCCGCACACGGCGCAGCAGCTCGCCCTCGCCGTCCTCATGCGCTTCCGTCACCATGGCGCCGTGCAGGTCGAGATACACCGCGTCGATGCGGCCTTTCAGCGCCGCAATGCCATTCAGGATCTTGCCGGCGATGTATTCAAACGCCTCGGTCGAGACATAGCTGCTGGGCGCGGCGGCGGCCCAGACGATCGGATGCAGCTCCCAGCCCTTCGGCTTCGCCGCATTCATGAAGCCGCCGATCGGGATATTCATCGGCGAGAAGACCTCGACGATGTCCCTGCCCTCGGTCAGCGGCGGCCAGCCCTCGCCCTTGATGAACAGGTCGAGCGTCGCGCGCGTTGGCGCGAAGGTATTGGTCTCGTGCTGGAAGCCGGCAATGGCGACGCGATAGGTCATTCACACACCTCGTCATGCCCGGGCTTGACCCGGGCATCTCATGCAGAACGGCGCGAGATCCTCGGGTCAAGCCCGAGGATGACGGGCCTGTAAAAATCAAATATCAGCGTATTCTTTGACTTCCTTGGCGCCGCCGGGATGCGTCACCGCGCCGTCATGGGCATCGCCCACGGTCTGGGCGTATTTCCACAGCGTGCCCGACTGGTACTCGGTCTTGCGCGGCTTCCACTTCTTCCTGCGCGCCGCCATTTCCTTGGCGGAAACGTCCACGCTCAGGATGCCCTTCACCGCGTCGATGGTGATGATGTCGCCGTTCTTGATCAGGCCGATCGGGCCACCGACAGCAGCCTCGGGCCCGACATGGCCGACGCAGAAGCCGCGCGTGCCGCCCGAGAAACGTCCGTCGGTGATCAGCGCCACCTTCTCGCCCATGCCCTGGCCGTAGATCGCCGAGGTGGTCGACAGCATTTCGCGCATGCCGGGGCCGCCCTTGGGGCCTTCGTAGCGGATGACGATCACGTCGCCTTCCTTGTACTTCTTGGCCTGCACGGCGGCGAAGGCCGCTTCTTCGCTGTCGAACACGCGCGCCGGGCCGACATGCTTCAGCCGCGCCATGCCCGCCACCTTCACGATGCCGCCGCGCGGGGCCAGATTGCCCTTCAGGCCCACCACGCCGCCGGTCGGCGTGATCGGATTGCTGATCGGGCGCACCACGTCCTGGTTCTTCGGGAAGGTGACGCCCTTCAGGTTCTGCTCGATGGTCTTGCCGGTCACCGTCAGGCAGTCGCCGTGAATGTAGCCGCCCTTCAGCAGCTCGTTCAGCACCACCTGCACGCCGCCGATCTCGTACATGTCCTTGGCGACATAGCGACCGCCCGGCTTGAGGTCGGCGATATAGGGCGTCGACTTGAAGATCTTGGCGACGTCGTCGAGATCGAAGCGGATGCCGGCCTCATGCGCGATCGCCGGCAGATGCAGCGCGCCGTTGGTCGAACCGCCGGTGGCGGCCACCACGCGGGCGGCATTCTCCAGCGCCTTGCGGGTCACGATGTCGCGCGGGCGGAGGCCGAGCTTGATCAGCTCGACGATCTGCTTGCCCGAGGCTTCGGCATACTGGTCGCGCGTCTCATACGGCGCCGGCGCGCCGGCCGACCCCGGCAGCGCCAGGCCGATGGCTTCCGACACGCAGGCCATCGTGTTGGCGGTGAACTGGCCGCCACAGCTGCCGGCCGACGGACAGGCCACGCATTCCAGCTCGTGCAGGTCCTTGTCGCTCATCTTGCCAGCGGCATGCTGGCCGACGCCTTCGAACACATCGACCACGGTGACGTCCTTGCCGCGGAACTTGCCGGGCAGGATCGAGCCGCCATACATGAAGATCGACGGCACGTTCAGGCGCACCATGGCCATCATCAGGCCGGGCAGCGACTTGTCGCAGCCGGCCAGGCCGACGATGGCGTCATAGCAATGGCCACGCACGGTCAGTTCGGTGGAGTCCGCAATCACTTCGCGGCTGATCAGCGACGACTTCATGCCCTGGTGACCCATGGCGATGCCGTCGGTAACCGTAATGGTGGTGAATTCGCGCGGCGTGCCGCCATTGGCCTTCACACCCTTCTTCACCGCCTGGGCCTGGCGGCCGAGCGTGATGTTGCAGGGCGCGGCCTCGTTCCAGGTGGTGACGACGCCGACGAAGGGCTGGGCGATTTCCTTCTCGGTCATGCCCATCGCGTAATAGTAGCTGCGATGCGGCGCGCGCTCGGGGCCGACGCTGACATGCCGGCTCGGCAGCTTGGACTTGTCGATTTTTCCACCCGTCATCACGGATGCGCGCTTGGGCGCGCGCGCCGCTGTTTTCTTTTTCTTGGTCGCCATGGTTGCTGGTCCCATCCCTCGAGGCAAAAGCACAGGGGACGGAGCATAGTCCAGCGGGTCAGCCTCCGGCCAGAGCCTTGGGGCCGGCAGGCGGCGGATTTTCCGCCTTCTTTTTTTCGCGCCGCAATAGAGCGGAATTCAACTCGGCCCCGAAGATGAACAGGACCGCCGAAACGTAGAAGAAGACCAGGGTGATGATCACGCCGCCCAGGCTGCCATAGGTGGCGCTGTAGCTCCCCAGCTTGGCGACATAGACCGAGAACAGGCTGGCGGCCAGCAGCCACAGTGCCGTGGTGGCGAGCACGCCGGGCAGCAGGCTGCGCAGGCTCAGACTGCGGCCGGGCAGCCAGCGGTGCAGCGCCAGCAGGCCCGCCAGCATCACCAGGGTCGCCAGGGTGTAGCGAACGGTACTGAAGGCCCAGCGATCGGCCTCCCCCAGCGGGAACAGCCAGAGCAGCCCTTTCCAAATGACCGGACCCAGGATCACGAGCACGGAGAGCAGCAGGAAGACGACACCCCCCACAAAAATGGCGCCGATGCTGCCCAGCTTGATCAGCCACCAGGGCCGCTCTTCCTGAATATCGTAAGCGGTGTTGAGAGCGATGCGCAGCGCATCGATCCCATTGGAGGCCACCCACAACGCGCCCAGCAGGCCCAGCGTCAGCAGGCCGCCGTCACGGCTGTCGAGCACTTCGTGGATCACCGGCGATAGCGTCTTCGCCACATCCTGCGGCAGCAGGTTCAGCATGCTTTCCATGGAGGCCAGCCCGCCGGCGGCATTGCCGAGGAAGCCTGCCAGGGCGGCCAGGAAGATCAGGAACGGAAAGATCGCCAGCAGGCCGGTATAGGCGATATGGCCGGCCAGTTCGAAAGACAGGCTGTTGATCATGGCCCGGCCGGCGCTGATCAACAGGCGGCCGAAGCCCAGCAGCCGGGTATTCATCCCGGCCGCCCCATCTGCACCTGCTTGAGCAGGGCGGCGCAGTCGCTGTCGGTTTCAAGGCCCGGTTCGATGAAGGCGAGGATCGAGGCCAGCGGCGTCAGCAGCACACCGAGCGCGATGGCCCCGGCCCCGCGCGCCGCCAGCGGAGCCGCGTCGACGCCAACGGAAGGCCGGCTGAAGGCGCCGCTGATGTTGATCGGCGTACGGGCCGACAGCAGGCTGGGGTCCTTGGGATGTGCCTTGATCTTCAGGCCAAGCAGTTCCTGCGTCAGGCTGATGCTGCCTTCGGCCGTCACCGTGGTATCGCTGGTATCCAGCACGAAGACACGCGGTACCATCAGTCCCTGCTCGACATTGAAATCAGTGACGAAGCAGCGTAGCGGAATCTGTTTGTCGCCGCCGGCCCAGAACCGCGCGGCTTCCGCCACGTCCAGGCCAACCAGCTCCATCGCCAGGTTCGACAGCGATCCTCCATCCATCGCCATGCGGATTTGGCCGTTGGCACTGCCGAGCGACTTCTGCACGGTATCGCCGTAGCCGACCAGCTGGATGCGGCCATTGATCTCGCCGCTGCCGCTGTCTTTCAGGCCGGCAGATTCGAGGAAACGTTCGAGCCGGAACTTGTTCAGTTTCACGTCGTACTGCGTCAGCACGGCATCAGTACGTGCGTCGATGCGGATATCCGCATTCACCAGCCCGCCGGCGACACCCAGCTTCAGCGGCCGCAGATGCAGCACGCTGTTCTCCAGCAGCAGGTCGAGCTCAACCGCGCTGAGCGGCGTATTCGGCGCCTCCACCTTGTCGCCGCGGAATTTCACCTTGGCATCAACTTCGCGGATCTGTTCAATCGCCAGCGGCGCATCGGGCAGCACTTTGGGCGGCGGGCCCTTGGCGGCCACCTGCGCCGCTTTCTGGGCCACCGCCTTCTGGTTTTCGGTCATGGCGGCGGTATTCGGCGCGCGCTCTTCTTCCGGCCGAAGGCCAATCAGCGGGCCGATATCGCGATAGTCCAGTACCTTCGACCGCAGGTCCGCCTCGATATAAAGCCGCTCGCGCCCGGTATCGACCTTGACCATGCCGCCGAGATCGCTGTTGCCGACCCGGCCCGCCATGTTCTCGATCCGCAGAATCGCACCATCGCGATGCAGCCGGCCCTTCAGATCGTAGGGCGGCGTCATCGGCAGCGGCACGCCGGTGATGATCTGCAGCTTGCCAAGATCGGGACCGCTCAGGGCCACCTCAAGATCGAGGCCCTCGAACTTGATCGGATCAGCCAGCGTGCCCGAGATGCGGCCCTTCGTTGCTCCGACCGTCATTTCAATGGTGAGCGGATAGGGCTCCTCGTTTTCGCGCAGCGACAGCAGTGAACCGCCAGTCATGCGGAGCTGGAACGGCTCGCCGTGCATGGTTCCGCGACCGCCCAGCCGCACGCGGTCCCTGCCCTCGCTGTTGGCGCCGACCACGGTCGCGACCTGGGCATCGATATCGATGCCGGCCTTTTCGTCATGATAGAGGAAGCGACCATCCTGGATGCGAAGCCGGCCGATCAGCGGCATCTCGGTGCGATCCTCCGGTGCGGCGATATCCTTTGCCGCCTTCACACCAAAGGTCCAGTTGCCTTCGCCATCGGCGCGACGCTCCAGCGCCACCTGCGGCTTCACCAGCAGGATTTCCCGCAGCACGGTGCGGCCGCTCAGGAGTTCGCGCAGATCGACCACCACCTCGGCACGCTCGAAACTGATGAGTTCCTTCTCGCGCGCCCAGTCGGCATTGGCCATGTGGAAGTCTTCGATCACGAAGCGCGGCGTCAACGACCATTCGCCCGCCAGCCGGCCGTTGATCACGGTCTGCCGACCGGTCGCGGCGGTGATGAAGCTCTGCGCCGGATTGCGCAGCCAGTTCCAGTCAAACAGGACGGCAACCGCAACGAGAGCGAGCAGCAGCACGGCAAAGCCGCCGGCCACCCAGTGCCACCAAGGGCGACGCCAGAAAGACTGAGATGTGGGTTTTTCCCGCAATTCCGGTATTTCTGCCCGGGGATCGGACGTGGCCATGGCAATCTCCAGTAGGATAACCAAACCGTTGGTATGTCCTTGGAGTTCCGTGGAAATTGGCCGGTGACGGAAATTGTTAACCGCCGTTTAAAATTCGTTAATCACGCCCTGCCAAATTGGGTGCTATGGGCGTTCAGACGGAGATCATTATCCCGCGCTATGTCGTGATGACACGACTGGCTGACAGCTGGATTCCGCGCGCCTCGCATGGCGATGTCGAACGTGCCGAAGCCGAAGCCTTCCGCTGGCGTCGCATCTACGGTCCCGATCGCACCCGCGTCGCCGAATTCCTCGTCCCTGAAGAAATCGATGGCCCTTCGCTGCACGAGGCCGTCACCGTCACGGCCCTGCCGATCCTGTCGCGCACCTCGTCGCGGGTGCTGCCAGACAAATACCATGCCTGGCGCGAGGCCGGCCTGCGCGCGCTCGCGCTCTATCTCGGCTTCGGCCTTGCCACCCGCGCCGTCGACCTGCTGATCATCATGGTCCAGCATTAGTCTCCCGGCATTAGTTTTAGACTTCGGCCTGGGCTAGACTCGCCCGCAGTATCTCCTGCCCGAGTCCAGCATGCTCTCCGTCATTTTCGCCATCATCCCGATCTTCCTGCTGATCGCACTCGGCGGCGCGCTCAAGCGCACCAACTTCCCCGGCGATGCCTTCTGGCCACTGGCCGACAAGATGACCTACTTCATCTTCTTCCCAGCCCTGCTGGTCGACAACCTGAGCAGCGCGCGGCTCGGAAATCTCGATCCGACCGGCATGCTGGGCGCGCTGCTGGCCGTGATCCTGCTGCA includes:
- a CDS encoding fatty acid desaturase family protein, which encodes MAAATARQVFTPDEIRRLSQRSDWMGAYLVLHAWALIALAMGLFVWLPNPLTFLVAVMVIGGRQLGLAILMHDAAHGLLFKTRRLNEFAGQWLCAFPVGTDLHLYRPYHLKHHRHTQQADDPDLVLSAPFPISRQSLRRKIWRDITGNTGLTRRKQQIMAIWREAGLSWAERWLRLKQGGLVGFVITNALMWMAMSAVGLWWLYPALWLLPLLTWYQLVSRIRNIAEHAVVPDNDDPLRNTRTTYANPLARLLLAPYWVNYHLEHHLLLSLPCWKLPAAHRVLIAKGLREQMELRGGYLEVLRMAASAVGDAGGGSGGAKVQYI
- a CDS encoding M81 family metallopeptidase, producing MTYRVAIAGFQHETNTFAPTRATLDLFIKGEGWPPLTEGRDIVEVFSPMNIPIGGFMNAAKPKGWELHPIVWAAAAPSSYVSTEAFEYIAGKILNGIAALKGRIDAVYLDLHGAMVTEAHEDGEGELLRRVRALVGPDMPIGVSLDLHANVTPEMLQYSDVMIGYRTYPHLDMAVTGARVLRHMEKLLTGERKKQAKALRQIPFLIPLTAQCTFIEPCKSLYDTLGDMEHGAVSSLSFSPGFHPADIHHCGPSVIAYGDTQAAADKAADDFARQIIEREAEFKLNLLSPHAAIDQARKLIQAGARKSIVLADVQDNPGTGATSDTTGLLAALVAEHVPDATLGLLYDPEVAKIAHQAGEGSEIEVSVGGKLLDVEGARPYRNRFRVAKLGSGKFLCTGPFYKGTRMDLGLMARLQVNGVDLVIASARVQAADKDQYRHLGIEPGERQIVGVKSTVHFRGDFTDIAHDILNVESPGAFIERAETLPYKKLRKGMKLAPKGRAF
- the ilvD gene encoding dihydroxy-acid dehydratase, yielding MATKKKKTAARAPKRASVMTGGKIDKSKLPSRHVSVGPERAPHRSYYYAMGMTEKEIAQPFVGVVTTWNEAAPCNITLGRQAQAVKKGVKANGGTPREFTTITVTDGIAMGHQGMKSSLISREVIADSTELTVRGHCYDAIVGLAGCDKSLPGLMMAMVRLNVPSIFMYGGSILPGKFRGKDVTVVDVFEGVGQHAAGKMSDKDLHELECVACPSAGSCGGQFTANTMACVSEAIGLALPGSAGAPAPYETRDQYAEASGKQIVELIKLGLRPRDIVTRKALENAARVVAATGGSTNGALHLPAIAHEAGIRFDLDDVAKIFKSTPYIADLKPGGRYVAKDMYEIGGVQVVLNELLKGGYIHGDCLTVTGKTIEQNLKGVTFPKNQDVVRPISNPITPTGGVVGLKGNLAPRGGIVKVAGMARLKHVGPARVFDSEEAAFAAVQAKKYKEGDVIVIRYEGPKGGPGMREMLSTTSAIYGQGMGEKVALITDGRFSGGTRGFCVGHVGPEAAVGGPIGLIKNGDIITIDAVKGILSVDVSAKEMAARRKKWKPRKTEYQSGTLWKYAQTVGDAHDGAVTHPGGAKEVKEYADI
- a CDS encoding YihY/virulence factor BrkB family protein, producing MNTRLLGFGRLLISAGRAMINSLSFELAGHIAYTGLLAIFPFLIFLAALAGFLGNAAGGLASMESMLNLLPQDVAKTLSPVIHEVLDSRDGGLLTLGLLGALWVASNGIDALRIALNTAYDIQEERPWWLIKLGSIGAIFVGGVVFLLLSVLVILGPVIWKGLLWLFPLGEADRWAFSTVRYTLATLVMLAGLLALHRWLPGRSLSLRSLLPGVLATTALWLLAASLFSVYVAKLGSYSATYGSLGGVIITLVFFYVSAVLFIFGAELNSALLRREKKKAENPPPAGPKALAGG
- a CDS encoding AsmA family protein; the protein is MATSDPRAEIPELREKPTSQSFWRRPWWHWVAGGFAVLLLALVAVAVLFDWNWLRNPAQSFITAATGRQTVINGRLAGEWSLTPRFVIEDFHMANADWAREKELISFERAEVVVDLRELLSGRTVLREILLVKPQVALERRADGEGNWTFGVKAAKDIAAPEDRTEMPLIGRLRIQDGRFLYHDEKAGIDIDAQVATVVGANSEGRDRVRLGGRGTMHGEPFQLRMTGGSLLSLRENEEPYPLTIEMTVGATKGRISGTLADPIKFEGLDLEVALSGPDLGKLQIITGVPLPMTPPYDLKGRLHRDGAILRIENMAGRVGNSDLGGMVKVDTGRERLYIEADLRSKVLDYRDIGPLIGLRPEEERAPNTAAMTENQKAVAQKAAQVAAKGPPPKVLPDAPLAIEQIREVDAKVKFRGDKVEAPNTPLSAVELDLLLENSVLHLRPLKLGVAGGLVNADIRIDARTDAVLTQYDVKLNKFRLERFLESAGLKDSGSGEINGRIQLVGYGDTVQKSLGSANGQIRMAMDGGSLSNLAMELVGLDVAEAARFWAGGDKQIPLRCFVTDFNVEQGLMVPRVFVLDTSDTTVTAEGSISLTQELLGLKIKAHPKDPSLLSARTPINISGAFSRPSVGVDAAPLAARGAGAIALGVLLTPLASILAFIEPGLETDSDCAALLKQVQMGRPG